One window of the Chitinophaga niabensis genome contains the following:
- a CDS encoding phosphatase PAP2 family protein — MNWKDWLQNFDENLFIHIHDIGTSEYLDPFMLLLRNALTWVPLYLFVLIYLIKYRRNKALFFLIGTLITFAIADYGSASILKPLFQRVRPCYNEDLEGHLRHIIGCGGRYGFPSSHASNHFALAAFWFWSFRYMGIRNWYWVWVWAFMIGYAQVYVGKHYPLDILGGAIFGLITGFLISRLFIWWNESGISFRKHPHPDALS, encoded by the coding sequence ATGAACTGGAAAGATTGGTTACAAAACTTCGATGAAAACCTTTTCATCCATATTCACGATATAGGTACCAGTGAATACCTGGACCCATTTATGCTGCTGCTGCGCAATGCACTCACCTGGGTACCCTTATACCTTTTTGTACTGATATACCTCATCAAATACCGCCGGAATAAAGCCCTGTTTTTCCTGATCGGTACCCTGATCACATTCGCCATTGCTGATTATGGAAGTGCCAGTATCCTGAAGCCTTTATTCCAAAGGGTTCGCCCCTGTTATAATGAAGACCTGGAGGGGCACCTCCGTCATATAATAGGTTGCGGCGGACGATATGGTTTTCCTTCCTCCCATGCCTCTAATCATTTCGCCCTGGCTGCATTCTGGTTCTGGAGTTTCCGTTATATGGGGATCCGCAACTGGTATTGGGTTTGGGTCTGGGCATTCATGATCGGGTATGCGCAGGTGTATGTGGGGAAACATTATCCGCTGGATATATTAGGCGGAGCCATCTTTGGATTAATAACAGGCTTTTTGATCTCCCGCCTCTTTATCTGGTGGAACGAATCCGGTATCAGCTTTCGTAAGCACCCTCATCCCGATGCATTATCTTAG
- the eutC gene encoding ethanolamine ammonia-lyase subunit EutC gives MNDLIIADPWHELKVFTAARIALGRTGTAMPLQEVLRFKLAHAHARDAVYSSLDIATLSKQPWETNLLHSNAADRAVYLQRPDKGRQLNESSRLSLTPENTDIGIILVDGLSATAINHHAVPVMAYLYPMLQAKKISCARIQLVEQGRVAIGDEIGELLGVKLVLVLIGERPGLTSPDSLGAYLTWQPRPGLTDEARNCISNIRPEGLPYKLAAEKMFYLISEALRLQLTGVMLKDNYSLRIS, from the coding sequence ATGAACGATCTGATCATAGCTGACCCATGGCATGAATTAAAAGTATTTACCGCGGCACGTATTGCATTGGGCCGTACAGGTACGGCTATGCCATTGCAGGAAGTGCTGCGTTTTAAACTGGCGCATGCACATGCCAGGGATGCCGTTTATTCTTCTTTGGATATCGCAACATTGAGCAAACAGCCCTGGGAAACAAACCTCCTGCATAGCAATGCAGCAGACCGTGCAGTATATCTGCAACGGCCGGATAAAGGCCGCCAGCTGAATGAAAGCTCCCGGTTATCATTAACCCCGGAAAATACAGACATCGGAATAATACTGGTAGATGGTTTGTCCGCCACCGCCATTAATCATCATGCAGTTCCCGTAATGGCATACCTGTATCCTATGTTGCAGGCAAAGAAAATATCCTGTGCGCGGATACAACTGGTGGAACAGGGGCGTGTTGCCATAGGAGATGAAATAGGTGAATTGCTGGGAGTAAAGCTGGTATTGGTTTTAATAGGAGAGCGGCCTGGCCTTACTTCTCCTGACAGCCTGGGCGCATACCTTACCTGGCAGCCACGGCCGGGCTTAACAGATGAAGCCAGGAATTGTATTTCGAACATCAGGCCTGAAGGATTACCTTATAAACTGGCAGCAGAGAAAATGTTCTATCTCATCAGCGAGGCCCTGAGGCTGCAGCTTACGGGCGTTATGCTGAAAGATAATTACAGCCTGCGCATCTCATAA